A DNA window from Synchiropus splendidus isolate RoL2022-P1 chromosome 2, RoL_Sspl_1.0, whole genome shotgun sequence contains the following coding sequences:
- the LOC128754229 gene encoding lipopolysaccharide-induced tumor necrosis factor-alpha factor homolog, protein MDRRHELPAAWPAGAPPDYNVGVYNTVVPPVSAVASGGYERHLPNPPQASPPQQQPLPQPPMQLPVQLPPQVSKLPTKNPGYIWCSHCNKTVISDVKYKRGSFSWIVCGLMALFLLWPCFLFALCLKTCKDVEHTCPSCQRVLHLYKRP, encoded by the exons ATGGACCGGCGACATGAGCTGCCCGCTGCCTGGCCTGCCGGTGCTCCTCCTGACTACAATGTCGGAGTCTATAATACTGTGGTACCACCTG TCTCAGCAGTAGCTTCAGGCGGGTATGAGCGCCATCTTCCAAACCCTCCACAAGCCAGCC ctccacagcagcagccgctGCCACAGCCTCCAATGCAGCTTCCGGTGCAGCTGCCGCCGCAGGTCAGCAAACTTCCAACCAAGAATCCTGGATACATCTGGTGCTCTCATTGCAACAAGACCGTCATCTCCGATGTCAAGTACAAGCGAGGCTCATTCAGCTGGATCGTCTGTGGCCTGATGGCGCTTTTTCT GCTATGGCCCTGCTTCCTGTTCGCTCTTTGTTTAAAAACCTGCAAGGACGTGGAGCACACCTGCCCTTCCTGCCAGAGGGTCCTTCATTTGTACAAGCGTCCCTGA